Proteins encoded in a region of the Geobacillus genomosp. 3 genome:
- a CDS encoding Hsp20/alpha crystallin family protein, which translates to MALIPYDPFRHLETIRRDMNRFFTSDFPSLFAQMDEQHWMPRMDMHETENEYVVSCDLPGLERKEDVHIDVHNNVLTISGTIQRNQNIREEQMHRRERFFGRFQRSITLPADAAADNIRATYKNGVLDIHIPKTTAGTKKRVDIEFH; encoded by the coding sequence TCCGTCATTTAGAAACGATCCGCCGAGATATGAACCGCTTCTTTACAAGCGACTTTCCGTCGCTGTTTGCCCAGATGGACGAACAGCACTGGATGCCGCGCATGGACATGCATGAAACGGAAAACGAGTACGTCGTTTCGTGCGATTTGCCGGGGCTCGAGCGGAAAGAGGATGTGCACATTGATGTGCACAATAACGTGTTGACGATCAGCGGTACCATTCAGCGCAACCAAAACATTCGTGAGGAACAAATGCATCGGCGCGAGCGCTTTTTCGGCCGCTTCCAACGGTCGATCACACTGCCGGCCGATGCGGCGGCGGACAACATTCGCGCGACGTACAAAAACGGCGTGTTGGACATTCATATCCCGAAAACAACCGCCGGAACGAAAAAACGGGTCGACATCGAGTTTCATTAA